The proteins below come from a single Manduca sexta isolate Smith_Timp_Sample1 unplaced genomic scaffold, JHU_Msex_v1.0 HiC_scaffold_59, whole genome shotgun sequence genomic window:
- the LOC115440087 gene encoding LOW QUALITY PROTEIN: leucine-rich repeat protein 1 (The sequence of the model RefSeq protein was modified relative to this genomic sequence to represent the inferred CDS: deleted 1 base in 1 codon), which translates to MKLQCLVEVINRLHNNLNIRSNGKHLKSTLALGKEPKCETEYFIIHFSSVNKSGVKYRIKAIKQVFVKCINEGKATIRFEEPPHDLCIKSEVLQLKCFMKLLKSCIVGDTKNLKISSLCNLSVTAKDNAPKKLIIHDRSEFPTNGLPRTLETLYISGLKLCNFRREILLLKQLVVLDLSNNEIEKLPPEFGRMQTLCELHLVNNLLGVKGDVDWRWLLGPQIIKTLKLLDLSGNRLGHLPKAIWKLQKLVTLKVDNNLMDKLPATLGRISSLRYVTVSQNELESLPCSLMQCRLEYIDLSSNKFHHKKEMIMTNNHTPWNFYIGSLVHIAGKIVLKNKLYYASNIIPWTLVDFLDNANMCVCGAPVVSDLFYVKKEFELKDYFRTVVFNNNWNSVVNFECYFCSPKCFSK; encoded by the exons ATGAAACTGCAGTGTCTAGTCGAAGTGATAAACCGGTTACacaataacttaaatattaGGTCTAATGGAAAGCATCTGAAATCCACATTAGCTCTAGGAAAAGAACCTAAATGTGAGACggaatatttcataatacatttttcttcTGTCAACAAATCTGGGGTAAAGTATCGTATAAAAGCTATAAAACAAGTGTTTGTGAAGTGTATCAATGAGGGTAAAGCAACAATAAGATTCGAAGAGCCACCACACGATCTATGCATAAAAAGTGaagttttacaattaaaatgtttcatgaaattattgaaatcatGTATTGTTGGagatacaaaaaatttaaagatttcttCACTGTGTAATCTAAGCGTCACAGCGAAGGATAATGCTCCAAAGAAACTTATAATCCATGACAGAAGTGAATTCCCAACAAATGGCTTGCCAAGGACTTTAGAAACTCTTTACATAAGTGGTTTGAAACTGTGTAACTTTAGAAGGGAGATATTACTTTTAAAGCAGCTTGTTGTACTTGatttaagtaataatgaaattgaaaaattgccTCCAGAGTTtg GGAGAATGCAAACTCTTTGTGAGCTGCACTTGGTCAAC AATCTACTTGGTGTAAAAGGAGACGTCGATTGGAGATGGCTGCTTGGACCCCaa ataattaaaacattgaaattattggACCTAAGTGGAAATAGATTAGGACATCTTCCTAAAGCAATTTGGAAGTTACAGAAATTAGTCACTTTGAAGGTAGATAACAATTTGATGGACAAATTGCCTGCTACTCTGGGACGTATCAGTAGTTTGAG GTATGTAACGGTCTCACAAAACGAACTGGAGTCATTACCATGCAGTCTAATGCAGTGCCGTTTGGAATACATAGAcctatcatcaaataaatttcaTCACAAGAAAGAAATGATTATGACAAACAATCATACACCATGGAACTTTTATATTGGTAGCTTAGTTCATATAGCTGGTAAgatagtattaaaaaacaaattatattatgcctCAAATATTATACCATGGACACTAGTGGATTTCTTAGACAATGcaaatatgtgtgtgtgtggtgcACCAGTAGttagtgatttattttatgtcaagaAGGAATTTGAACTAAAAGACTATTTTCGAACTGttgtattcaataataattggAATAGTGTAGTCAATTTCGAATGCTACTTTTGTTCACCTAAATGTTTTAGTAAATGa